CAGCTCCGCTCGTCGACATGACCGATCCCGAACTCTGGCGTCAGCCCGGAGCCCACTTTACGCCCTGGTTTGGCGATGGGATTCGAGCGGGACGCGTCCCGGCCATGGACTCGATCATGCTCTTCCACCACGCCGACGTGCGCGATGCGTTGTGTGATTCGCGTCTCGGCGCCATGGGTACCCGAGCCTTTGAATCCATGGGATGGGAGTCCGGCCCCTTCGTCGACTGGATGCGAAACAACGTCGTCGCACTGGACCCACCGGCACACACTCGCTTGCGTTCTCTGGTGAGTCACGCCTTCACGCCGCGGCGCGTCGCCAAGATGGATGCAATGGCAAGAGGCGTCGCCCACGAACTCGCCGATGCGATGGCCGAAGCGGGCGAAGTCGATTTCTACGCCGCCTTCGCACAGCGCTTCCCCCTCAACATCATCTGCTCGTTGCTCGGCATTCCCGATGTCGATCACGCACAGATGCAGCGCTGGACCGAAGCGATCAATGTGGCCACGGGAATTCCGCGGCCCTCGGCTCGCGCCGCCGCAGACGAAGCAGTCGCGGGCATCGTCGACTACGTGAACCGCTTGATCAACGAGCGGCGCAAGAAACCCGCCGAAGACCTCCTGAGCGGATTGATCCGCTCGAGAGACGATGGCGAGAAAATGAGTGCCGAAGAACTCCCGGCAATGGTGATCCAGCTACTGGTCGCGGGACACGAGACCACGCGCAATCTGATCGGCAACGGGCTGTACACCCTGCTTCGCAACCCCGCTCAACTGGCGCGCCTGCGACAGAATCCGGAAAGGGTTGGCAATGCCGTCGAGGAAACGATTCGCTTCGAGCCCTCGCTGATCTGGGTCGCTCGCACGGCCCGCGAGGACCTGGAACTCGCAGGCTTCGAGGTCAAGCGGGACCGACTCGTCCTGTTGAACCTCGCCGCCGCCAATCGCGATCCCCTGGTTCATCCCGAACCCGAGAAATTCGACATCGATCGAGAGAACATCCAGGTGCTGTCGTTCGGAATGGGCACGCACTACTGCATCGGAGCCAACCTCGCCCGCCTCGAAGGCCAGATCGCCTTCGAAGTCTTGCTGGAGCGTTTCTCGAAAATCGAGTTCATCGGCGATCCGCCAGAGTTCGCGGCCTACACCGCATTGCGAACGCTCGAATCACTGAATCTGCGCGTCACCCCGTCCTGACCCGCCGGATCTCGACCCGCTCGATCGTGTGCGCGGGTTCCTATTTCTTGGCTCCGAAATCCTTGTACTTCTCGAGCAAGCGCTTGGGCTGTTTCAATGCGTCGCGCCGGAAGGGATCGCCGAGTTCCTGGGTGACCATGATTTCCAGAACCGTCGCCCGATCGGA
This genomic window from bacterium contains:
- a CDS encoding cytochrome P450, with protein sequence MTNPASSDPAPLVDMTDPELWRQPGAHFTPWFGDGIRAGRVPAMDSIMLFHHADVRDALCDSRLGAMGTRAFESMGWESGPFVDWMRNNVVALDPPAHTRLRSLVSHAFTPRRVAKMDAMARGVAHELADAMAEAGEVDFYAAFAQRFPLNIICSLLGIPDVDHAQMQRWTEAINVATGIPRPSARAAADEAVAGIVDYVNRLINERRKKPAEDLLSGLIRSRDDGEKMSAEELPAMVIQLLVAGHETTRNLIGNGLYTLLRNPAQLARLRQNPERVGNAVEETIRFEPSLIWVARTAREDLELAGFEVKRDRLVLLNLAAANRDPLVHPEPEKFDIDRENIQVLSFGMGTHYCIGANLARLEGQIAFEVLLERFSKIEFIGDPPEFAAYTALRTLESLNLRVTPS